In Cryptomeria japonica chromosome 1, Sugi_1.0, whole genome shotgun sequence, the sequence TGGAAATGGTTTTGCAAAGGGAAAAACTAGAGTGAAAGATAAGAATAATCGATAAAAATTTAGCCAAAGTGTGGTGAGAGCTGCAATAATTATCTTTTATGGTGTTTCCTAAGGCATGCGTCTGCCAGCTCCGGTAAGCATGCGAAAGGACACCTCTTAATTCGCCCGCCATCATGCAAAGATCTTTATTATGGGGAAATCTTAAGTTCCAGTTATAGCAATAAGTGATGTACTTGCTATGGTCTATCAATTTAATGATTAAAAGTTGATGCTGCAATCCTTCAATAACACAATTATCGATGGTCGGACACGTTAGCACCGGACCAGTGCGGTAGAGAAAATGGGGTCCACTAAAAGCCACCTTGGCATAGCCCacccaattcaaattcaaatttttgtccTACAGCTTGACATCGCAAACAGGCCAAAACCTCCACCCGTAAAAAAGGACATAGCAAGTCATTGGCTAGTAGAGAAATTTTGGTCTCTCCTGATTAGGGATTTCTATCTGTTAGAAAGTGAATCTAGGTGTCTCTAGCACCTCATACCTTTCATCTCAAGGCCCGCTGCAGTTAGAGAGTCAGCCACCAAATTTCCCTCTCTATAAATGtgttgaatttgaaattcctcaaGCCAGACTATCATAGACCATATGTCCTTGAGTATGTTGCTAATCATCCAACTAATCCCTAAAACTCCTTTAGCCACCTCAATAATCagcttagagtccccttcaatgatcagTCTTTTAGCATTAATATCGAGAGCCAATTTAAGCCCCGAGAAGAGTGCTAGGGCTTCAACCGTGTTACTCAAGGCAGAGCCAAAATTCCCTGCATAGGCCAGAATCAGGTCGCCCAAGATATCCCTTATAATTTCACCTCCAGCCACAACTCCACTGCGAGTGGTGCCGTCAAAGTTAAGTTTGAGCCATGAGGGGGGTGGGGCCGACCATCTAGTGTTAAGCCTCTCCATTTTTTTAGAGTTGTCATATCAAAGGAAGTTGTCAGGAAGATTTCATGTCCTAATCCAATTGCAATCCATCACCAGAGGGGCAGCTTACGGTTTTTTCCATTTGCAGACCAAAGCGTTCTCCCTGAGGAGCTTTTCTGTTATGCCAACCACAGTGTCAACAGAGTTATTAGTCTCACGgaagatcttgttgttactttcCTTCCAGGTATTCCAACAAATATGGGGAGGGATTAGTTTCCAAAATTATCTAATCAGAGGGTGGGCAGAGGGGAACTTCCAGTTGTTGATAAACTACTGCAAGTCTTCCAAGAAGGTCCACACAATGTTGA encodes:
- the LOC131033029 gene encoding uncharacterized protein LOC131033029, translating into MERLNTRWSAPPPSWLKLNFDGTTRSGVVAGGEIIRDILGDLILAYAGNFGSALSNTVEALALFSGLKLALDINAKRLIIEGDSKLIIEVAKGVLGISWMISNILKDIWSMIVWLEEFQIQHIYREGNLVADSLTAAGLEMKGMRC